One window of the bacterium genome contains the following:
- a CDS encoding integration host factor subunit beta, producing the protein MRTYIKKDVVERVAVLSNERPDTVAKVVNDTFTVLRQIMAGDESELRIEIRDFGVFEVKKTKPKPKARNPKTNEIIYVAARRKTHFKPGKLLKESLKTPLDQIPPNER; encoded by the coding sequence ATGCGAACTTACATCAAGAAAGATGTGGTAGAGCGTGTAGCCGTGCTCAGCAACGAGCGTCCGGATACGGTGGCCAAGGTGGTCAACGATACGTTCACCGTGCTGCGCCAAATTATGGCAGGAGATGAATCAGAATTGCGAATTGAGATTCGCGATTTCGGCGTCTTTGAAGTCAAGAAGACGAAACCGAAACCGAAAGCGCGCAATCCCAAGACCAACGAAATCATCTACGTCGCCGCACGGCGTAAGACCCATTTCAAACCGGGTAAGCTATTGAAGGAGTCACTCAAAACTCCGTTAGACCAGATTCCACCCAACGAACGCTGA
- the ruvX gene encoding Holliday junction resolvase RuvX, whose product MSRVLGLDWGTRRIGVAISDEQRRIAVGLAVWSAEPSEFLPLLKKTISEEGIALVVIGMPLKLDGSEGESAVAVREFALHVRSAGVDVEFCDERMTSFQASRSLSQIGIKQKKQRGKLDMAAAVLLLQSFLDEQVNSSRER is encoded by the coding sequence ATGTCGCGTGTCCTCGGGTTAGACTGGGGTACGCGCCGAATCGGTGTTGCAATTTCGGATGAACAACGGCGAATTGCCGTTGGTCTCGCCGTCTGGTCGGCTGAACCGTCAGAGTTCCTTCCTCTGCTGAAGAAGACAATCAGCGAAGAGGGTATTGCTCTCGTCGTAATAGGCATGCCACTGAAACTGGACGGCAGTGAGGGTGAATCCGCGGTTGCTGTCCGCGAATTCGCGTTGCACGTGCGCAGCGCAGGAGTGGATGTCGAATTCTGCGATGAAAGAATGACTTCTTTTCAAGCAAGTCGTTCGTTGTCGCAAATAGGGATAAAGCAGAAGAAACAACGTGGCAAACTCGACATGGCGGCAGCGGTATTGCTGCTGCAGTCGTTTTTGGATGAACAGGTCAACTCTTCAAGAGAGAGATAG
- a CDS encoding Gfo/Idh/MocA family oxidoreductase yields MAEKFRVGVIGVGGVSQLFHIPILKKSGLAEIHAVADADYAKVAAFAEKEKIPRFYRDAEKVFADPDIDAVHINTPTNSHLALTLAALEAGKHVLVEKPMARKSEEAQRMVQAAKKAGKHLMVGMNLRFRPDVMILHEFVRGGELGTVRVIRASWLKRKETWSRSPWLHESRISGGGVLMDLGLQLLDVCWWTLGKPKIKRVSCNTSRDRLNLRVEDTFSAYFTFQGGAALQLNSTWAYMSDESAAMTVFSGNKGIAELNPLKITKVIHGNLVNVTPAGPQLKATTLYNKSFEYELEHFYNVIAGKAKPVSIAEDSAYILEVIEAAYRSAAENREIVIGADD; encoded by the coding sequence ATGGCTGAGAAGTTCAGAGTCGGTGTTATCGGTGTTGGAGGTGTAAGTCAGCTCTTCCACATTCCGATCCTGAAGAAGAGCGGGCTTGCGGAGATACATGCCGTCGCCGATGCCGATTACGCAAAAGTAGCGGCATTTGCCGAGAAGGAAAAGATTCCCCGGTTTTACCGCGACGCCGAGAAAGTCTTCGCGGATCCCGATATTGATGCGGTGCACATCAATACGCCAACAAATTCCCATCTTGCTCTGACATTGGCCGCGCTGGAAGCGGGCAAACACGTTCTTGTCGAGAAGCCGATGGCAAGAAAATCGGAAGAGGCACAGCGAATGGTGCAAGCCGCCAAGAAGGCAGGTAAACACCTGATGGTGGGCATGAATTTGCGATTTCGACCTGATGTGATGATCTTGCACGAATTTGTGCGGGGAGGCGAGCTCGGCACGGTAAGGGTAATTCGCGCATCCTGGTTGAAACGAAAGGAAACTTGGTCTCGGAGTCCCTGGTTGCACGAGTCGAGGATTTCCGGCGGTGGCGTGTTGATGGACCTCGGCCTCCAGCTTCTCGATGTATGCTGGTGGACTCTTGGCAAGCCTAAGATCAAACGAGTGTCTTGCAACACTTCAAGAGACCGTTTGAATCTTCGGGTCGAAGATACGTTTTCCGCTTATTTCACTTTTCAAGGCGGCGCGGCGCTCCAGCTTAACTCTACATGGGCATATATGTCCGATGAATCGGCAGCCATGACTGTCTTCAGCGGCAACAAAGGTATTGCGGAGCTGAATCCACTGAAGATTACAAAGGTAATTCACGGTAATCTCGTGAACGTAACACCGGCAGGTCCGCAGTTGAAAGCGACGACATTGTACAATAAGTCTTTCGAGTACGAGCTTGAGCATTTCTACAACGTGATCGCTGGCAAGGCAAAGCCTGTTTCAATCGCTGAAGACTCTGCCTATATTTTAGAGGTAATTGAAGCTGCATATCGATCGGCCGCCGAAAATCGCGAAATCGTTATCGGGGCTGACGACTAG
- the lnt gene encoding apolipoprotein N-acyltransferase — protein sequence MLSRRGFLIAAILGALAFPPVSLWPLAYVALVPFLIAAADMSSARKFGSAWRGGVVFYGGVLYWVGLNSGAPWWVSAIAGVALICVLATIWGLAAIAVKWAADRLSVAAAALFFVVAYQGLETFWGTGELSFPWATWALPLSAFLPAVQIAEWVDVQGLAFQVLCVNALFFLAWHHRRLLFVWLALTAILVPISIGYFRLNYVASGEPIIKAASVQANTPAESKWQMSSADILSDHVEITDGLGGRGVDFVCWPETAVPMPIRFRGWAADTIRNVVKRNNVVLLTGATDYDVSPDGQQIPYNAAFAIRPDSLALQRSSKIHLVPFGERIPGQNWFPILGNLHLGQAEFKPGDSVVVFSGGKVPPFACLICFEVVYPEIAAEAVLKGAQFFGHVTNDGWYGHSSGPYQHLSLARLRAVATHRSIVRAANTGISAIILPNGRIVESLGFDTAGAIFGEIPARQDITIAVRFAKLWPLLYYGLFAVVFAGLWMRAQRYGTTESG from the coding sequence ATGTTGTCCCGGAGAGGATTTCTGATCGCGGCAATCCTCGGTGCGCTTGCTTTTCCGCCCGTTTCTCTATGGCCACTCGCATACGTTGCGTTGGTTCCTTTCCTGATTGCTGCGGCGGACATGTCCAGCGCACGGAAATTTGGATCAGCTTGGCGCGGGGGAGTAGTTTTTTATGGCGGGGTACTTTATTGGGTGGGATTAAATTCCGGCGCGCCTTGGTGGGTTTCGGCAATTGCAGGCGTAGCTCTAATCTGTGTTCTTGCGACGATCTGGGGCCTTGCGGCAATTGCGGTGAAATGGGCGGCCGACCGACTGTCTGTTGCAGCGGCCGCATTATTCTTTGTCGTTGCCTATCAGGGATTGGAAACTTTTTGGGGCACCGGCGAGTTGAGTTTCCCTTGGGCAACCTGGGCGTTGCCCTTGTCTGCTTTTCTCCCTGCAGTTCAAATCGCGGAGTGGGTTGACGTTCAGGGACTTGCTTTTCAAGTCTTGTGTGTCAATGCACTGTTCTTTCTTGCCTGGCACCATCGGCGGCTGCTCTTCGTGTGGCTGGCGCTGACTGCTATACTCGTTCCAATCTCTATCGGATACTTTCGCCTGAACTACGTCGCTTCCGGCGAACCCATCATTAAGGCTGCAAGTGTTCAGGCAAACACACCTGCCGAGAGCAAATGGCAAATGAGTTCGGCAGATATCCTGTCCGATCACGTGGAGATTACAGACGGCCTTGGCGGCAGAGGGGTTGATTTTGTGTGTTGGCCGGAAACGGCCGTTCCGATGCCGATCCGTTTTCGAGGCTGGGCTGCAGACACGATTAGAAACGTTGTTAAACGTAACAACGTTGTTCTGTTGACCGGAGCAACCGACTATGATGTGTCTCCGGATGGACAGCAGATTCCGTACAACGCAGCTTTCGCAATTCGTCCGGATTCACTTGCTCTGCAGAGATCCTCTAAGATCCACCTTGTTCCATTCGGAGAGAGAATACCGGGGCAGAACTGGTTTCCGATTTTAGGGAATCTTCATCTTGGCCAGGCGGAATTCAAACCCGGCGATTCTGTTGTAGTGTTCTCCGGTGGCAAGGTACCGCCGTTTGCTTGCTTGATTTGCTTTGAAGTAGTTTATCCGGAGATTGCAGCGGAAGCGGTCCTGAAGGGAGCGCAGTTTTTCGGGCATGTTACAAATGACGGCTGGTATGGTCACTCAAGCGGACCATATCAACATCTTTCCCTTGCCCGGCTGCGTGCCGTTGCGACACACAGATCAATAGTTCGTGCCGCGAATACCGGAATCAGCGCAATCATTTTGCCAAACGGTCGGATTGTTGAGTCACTTGGATTTGATACGGCGGGCGCGATTTTCGGGGAAATCCCCGCTCGTCAAGACATTACTATTGCCGTGAGATTCGCCAAGTTGTGGCCTTTACTTTACTATGGTCTATTCGCCGTTGTATTTGCAGGATTGTGGATGCGTGCGCAACGGTATGGCACAACTGAAAGCGGATGA